A DNA window from Anastrepha obliqua isolate idAnaObli1 chromosome 5, idAnaObli1_1.0, whole genome shotgun sequence contains the following coding sequences:
- the LOC129248817 gene encoding uncharacterized protein LOC129248817, which produces MLMFTTTDLVAIWTKVPTDKGEHEVIIASAYLPGDEETAPTRELVALVNYCKENHLRWIIGCDANAHHTIWGSTNINARGECLLEFLLRYNVSIVNRGNEPTFRNAIREEVLDLTLCSPNVLSEVSNWHVSGEASMSDHSLIRTKC; this is translated from the exons ATGTTAATG TTCACTACCACCGATCTCGTTGCGATCTGGACCAAGGTGCCAACAGACAAAGGCGAGCACGAGGTAATCATTGCCTCTGCCTACCTTCCAGGAGATGAGGAAACTGCTCCAACAAGGGAACTTGTAGCCCTAGTCAACTACTGCAAGGAGAACCACCTACGCTGGATAATAGGATGTGATGCGAATGCCCATCATACGATATGGGGCAGCACAAACATCAATGCGAGAGGTGAGTGCCTTCTTGAATTCTTACTTAGATATAATGTATCAATAGTAAACCGAGGCAATGAACCAACATTTAGGAATGCAATAAGGGAGGAAGTACTTGATCTTACCCTATGCAGTCCAAATGTACTATCAGAAGTctcaaattggcatgtgtcCGGGGAAGCATCAATGTCGGACCACAGTCTTATCAG AACAAAGTGCTAA